From Solibacillus sp. FSL W7-1464:
ATACTTTGGTCGATTAATCGTTGAATTCGGGCGATTTGTTTATTATTAATGAGCGGACCGACAACCACATCATCATTTTTAGGATCCCCGTATTTAATTTTGGATGCTCTATCCACAAATGCTTTTATAAACGCATCATAAGCCGGACGTTCAACAACAATCCGATTCAGCGACATACAAATCTGTCCGCTGTTTAAAAATTTACCGAAAGCGGCAGAAGCAGCTGCTCTTTCTACATCTGCATTCTTCAAGACGAGCATGACATTGTTCCCGCCAAGTTCTAGAGCCACACGTTTTAAATTTCTTCCGCATACCTCTCCAATATGGCGTCCTACCTCTGTAGAGCCGGTAAAAGAAATAATTTGAGGAATAGGATGCTCAATAAATGAATCTTTAATTTCGGATGAGCTGCAAACTGTAATATTTAACAATCCTTTAGGAATGCCGGCCTCTTCAAAAACTTCACCCAAAATAAGCCCGCCTGAAATCATTGTCTGCAGATCCGGTTTAAGCACAACTCCATTCCCCGTTGCCAATGCCGGAGCAAGTGAACGCATCGTTAAATGGAACGGGAAGTTAAATGGACTAATAATCCCTACTACCCCCGCCGGATTGTGATATACCCGATTCTCTTTTCCTGGAATGATGGATGGCATGATTTTCCCATGCATCCGGAGCGGGAATGTAGCCGCTTCTTTCATTATGCCAATCGCGCCACTAATTTCAATATTGGCTTTCGTGTGGGAAGCCCCGTTTTCTTCAACTAAAATCTGAACGATTTCTTCTCGTCTTCGCTCTACAATTTGGGCAGCTTTTTCTATGATTGCTTGTCTTTGATAAGCATTAACCTGTTCCCATTCTTTTTGTGCTTCTTTGGCAGCTTGATACGCCTCATCTATGTCTTTTTCATTTGCCAACCGAATTTCTGCAATCGTTTCCTCGTTGTAAGGATTCTGGTCTACATATACTTTTTCGCTGTTTCCTTCTCTCCATTCGCCACCAATAAACTGCTTATTCCAATTTTTATTCATAGGTATCATCCTTTCCAACGTTAAAAGCGGTAGAATTTCACTCAAAATGCACGCGTCTTCATTAAATGCATGTACATATATCACTTAATACCCTTGATTCGTCATTTTATTACCAATCATTTTCTTTTATTTTCTTATAAGAACATTCTCTTCTACTTAAGCAATTTGCCACGTTAGTATAAGTGAAAATCTTCACAATATACATGAGCTATGGGTGCATTTTCAAATACACATTGAAATAAACTGAAAAACATACTATTATTCCCAGTAATATATTGGTAATATTATGTAAAAATAACAAGGAGGTCCATATGAAACTACGTGTCTCATCCGTTCAATACCATCTTCATACGATTCGATCATTTGAGGAGTTTGCTCAGCAAGTTGACCATTACGTGCGGGCTGCCCTTGAATTTGAAACAGATTTTATTTTATTCCCTGAGTTTTTTACGACGCAGCTGTTATCAATAGGAAACATTAAGGGGGAACCTCTTTCCATCAATGAGCTTCCTGACTTTACAGTGCAGTACCTTGATCTATTTACAAGCTTAGCTGTTAAAACAAAGACGCATATTATCGGCGGTACCCATGTCATACGGAACAATGACAAACTCTACAATGTCGCTCACTTATTTTATCCGGATGGCACTGTTGCCACACAGGCGAAACTTCATATTACCCCAACCGAGGTAAACGAGTGGAACATGGCGGCAGGCGAAAGGCTACACCTTTTTGATACAGAAAAAGGTAGAATTGCAATTTTAACATGTTACGATATTGAATTCCCTGAAATCGTACGAATGGCAAAAGCTCGTGGTGCAGATGTTATCTTTTGTCCCTCTTGTACAGATGATCGCCACGGTTTCCATCGTGTACGATACACAAGCCATGCCCGCGCAATTGAAAACCAGATATATGTTGTTACCGCTTCTACAGTCGGGTCGCTCCCAACCATTGATTTTATGCGCATGAATTTTGGACAGTCCGCGCTTATTGCACCAAATGACGTCCCGTTCCCGCCGCGTGGAATCGTCGTTGAAGGAGAGCTCAATAACGATATGGTTGTTACGGGGGATTTAGATCTGACACTGCTTTATCAAGTACGCGAAAAAGGCTCAGTAACAACGTGGCGTGACCGTCGTACCGATTTATACAATGATTGGGAAAGCAGTTTTATCAATGTACCGTAAACAGTTTTATGTGTTTCAAGACAGCATGCCAATCCTTGCGACAATCCGGAATTACACGCCTGCAGATTTTGATGCCCTTATCCGTATTCAACAGGATTGCTTTCCTCCCCCGTTTCCTTCAGAGCTTTGGTGGAGTAAAGAACAGCTTGTAAGTCATGTTACACATTTCCCGGAAGGTACACTTTGCATTGAAGTGGATGGGCAACTCGTCGGTTCCATGACATCATTGCTCGTTGATTTTGACCCAAATGATCCCATACATACGTGGGAAGACATAACGGATAACGGCTATATCCGTACACACGATCCAAATGGCGATACACTCTACATTGTTGACCTTTGTGTGAGCCCAGCTTATCGCAGTTTAGGGCTTGGCAAATGGCTCATGCTTTCGATGTACGAAATCGTCATTGAGCAAAAGCGCGTTCGTCTGCTTGGCGGCAGCCGGATGCCGAACTATCACCACCATGCCGAGCAGCTTTCACCAGAAGCGTATATTGAAGCCGTTTTGCGTGGTGAAATACACGACAAGGTCATTTCGTTTCTACTACGCTGCGGTCGCATGCCAATACAAGTTGTCCCACATTATTTAGAGGATAAAGAATCGCATCATTATGGTGTATTAATGGAATGGCGCAACCCTTTCGTCCAAATCAAGGAGGCTTATTAATGGATTATCATCGCATTACATCGATTACCGATCCGCTGTTTGCAGATATGTATGAACTATTAAAAACGGTGTTTCCACCGGAAGAAGTATTAGCATTTGAATTATGGAAAGAACCGCTGGAAGATCCAAGCATTCGCGTATTTGTCGCTGTCCATGAAAGTGAAGTCGTTGGGACAACAGAATACCGTTACTATGAGGATTTAAATGTGGGCATGACCGATTTTACAATTATCGGACGGGAAGGTATTGGCGTCGGGCGATTTTTAGCAACTAAACGTGCGGCAGATTTACAAGCATTGGCCCAGAAAAACAACAGGGAAATGGCGGGCATGTTTGCAGAAATCTATGACCCGTATCGTGTAGATGACCACGGCTTTGGCGGAGTAAAACCAATGGACCCGTTCGTACGCCGTGAAGTGTTATCACATTTAGGCTACAAACGCCTAAACTTCCCGTACGTCCACCCATCATGGCAGTTGGACGGGACAGCTGTTAGCGGACTTGATCTATGCTTTATGCCGGCCGACTATGAGCAAACAGA
This genomic window contains:
- a CDS encoding carbon-nitrogen hydrolase family protein, with amino-acid sequence MKLRVSSVQYHLHTIRSFEEFAQQVDHYVRAALEFETDFILFPEFFTTQLLSIGNIKGEPLSINELPDFTVQYLDLFTSLAVKTKTHIIGGTHVIRNNDKLYNVAHLFYPDGTVATQAKLHITPTEVNEWNMAAGERLHLFDTEKGRIAILTCYDIEFPEIVRMAKARGADVIFCPSCTDDRHGFHRVRYTSHARAIENQIYVVTASTVGSLPTIDFMRMNFGQSALIAPNDVPFPPRGIVVEGELNNDMVVTGDLDLTLLYQVREKGSVTTWRDRRTDLYNDWESSFINVP
- a CDS encoding GNAT family N-acetyltransferase codes for the protein MDYHRITSITDPLFADMYELLKTVFPPEEVLAFELWKEPLEDPSIRVFVAVHESEVVGTTEYRYYEDLNVGMTDFTIIGREGIGVGRFLATKRAADLQALAQKNNREMAGMFAEIYDPYRVDDHGFGGVKPMDPFVRREVLSHLGYKRLNFPYVHPSWQLDGTAVSGLDLCFMPADYEQTELNAPLIATFLKTYYAVLPVKPDAWVEMIKELDAKESVELLAI
- a CDS encoding aldehyde dehydrogenase family protein — translated: MNKNWNKQFIGGEWREGNSEKVYVDQNPYNEETIAEIRLANEKDIDEAYQAAKEAQKEWEQVNAYQRQAIIEKAAQIVERRREEIVQILVEENGASHTKANIEISGAIGIMKEAATFPLRMHGKIMPSIIPGKENRVYHNPAGVVGIISPFNFPFHLTMRSLAPALATGNGVVLKPDLQTMISGGLILGEVFEEAGIPKGLLNITVCSSSEIKDSFIEHPIPQIISFTGSTEVGRHIGEVCGRNLKRVALELGGNNVMLVLKNADVERAAASAAFGKFLNSGQICMSLNRIVVERPAYDAFIKAFVDRASKIKYGDPKNDDVVVGPLINNKQIARIQRLIDQSIEKGAEYALRGEVEGNVLAPTILTNVTNDMPIAQEEIFGPAVGVIVVDSEEEAIRVANDSDYGLSGAVHAGTTEQGVEVAKQIITGMIHVNDQGVNDEPIVAFGGEKASGLGRYGGEWAIHEFTTTKWISVQTDPREYPF
- a CDS encoding GNAT family N-acetyltransferase; its protein translation is MYRKQFYVFQDSMPILATIRNYTPADFDALIRIQQDCFPPPFPSELWWSKEQLVSHVTHFPEGTLCIEVDGQLVGSMTSLLVDFDPNDPIHTWEDITDNGYIRTHDPNGDTLYIVDLCVSPAYRSLGLGKWLMLSMYEIVIEQKRVRLLGGSRMPNYHHHAEQLSPEAYIEAVLRGEIHDKVISFLLRCGRMPIQVVPHYLEDKESHHYGVLMEWRNPFVQIKEAY